From the genome of Nicotiana sylvestris chromosome 2, ASM39365v2, whole genome shotgun sequence, one region includes:
- the LOC138886271 gene encoding uncharacterized protein — translation MDALTHHIQEEVLWCMLFAYNIVLIDKTRGGFKERLEVWHQTLESKGFRLSNTKTKYLEYKFSDVKHVADMDLRLGAQGSGEIDENVTHCIEAGWMKWRLASGVLCDKNVPLKLKSKFYKVVIRPTLLYEMECWPVKNSHVQKMKVAEMRMLR, via the exons ATGGACGCACTGACGCATCATATTCAAGAGGAGGTGttatggtgtatgttatttgcatACAACATCGTTCTGATTGACAAGACGCGAGGTGGTTTTAAGGAGAGGTTGGAGGTTTGGCATCAgacccttgagtctaaaggtttcaggttgagcaacACCAAGACAAAATACTTGGAGTATAAGTTTAGCGACGTAAAACACGTAGCGGACATGGATTTGAGGCTGGGGGCTCAG GGAAGTGGGGAGATTGATGAGAATGTCACACATTGTATTGAAGcagggtggatgaaatggaggcttgcttctggagtcttgtgtgataagaatgtgccactAAAACTTAAAAGTAAGTTCTACAAAGTGGTGATTAGACCAACATTGTTGTATGAGAtggagtgttggccagtcaagaactctcatgttcagaagatgaaagtagctgaaATGAGAATGTTGAGATAG